The Chryseobacterium oranimense genome contains the following window.
AGAATAATCGACCGTCCGTTTGGCGATAATACTTTTGGAAGTCCTTTTCTTTGCGAAAGGTGTAAGCTCTATTTCTGTAATAAATTTTTTAGGAAGAAAAGTATTCTCATCAGGATTGTCATATTCCAGTTCTGTGGAAATGCTGTTGATGAAATTTACGTTGATCTTCTGCGTAGATTTTAATGTGGCTCCCAAAACAGCATAGTTATCAGTATCTATATAAAGATAACCCTGAAATGCTAAAACATCTTTTCTTTTAGGCTGGTATCTTATTTTGTAGGCATTCTCGCCGTGGATAGAAATGGTATCTGTTAAATTATAATCATAGGTGCTGAACCCGTTTGTCCCCACGGGGCTTGGAAATCCTATATCAAAATAGTTTAATGTATTGTCGTAAATATTAATATCCCGGTAAAGATTTTTTGCCGTGATGGTAATTACCTGGTTATCCTGGAAACCTGATGTTTTTTGGGCAACAAGTAATCTTTTTGTCTTTTTTCCCGGTTTGTTTTCTCCGTAGTTTTCGTAGATGGATTCATTCAGGAAGATGGGAAGACCAATCTTTCCGCTAGCTGTAGAGTCTGCATAATCAAAAATAAAATCAAGTTTGTTGAAGATTTTTTTACTCATAAAAGCGCTGTCCAGATTGTTTGCGTCAAACTGAATCTTCTCATATTCTTTATAAGTATAGGTATCGAATTTCTCCAGGCCATTATTACGTTTCCTCTTCCATACCTCCTGCATAATAGCATAGGCGGGATTTTCTTTCTTGTTCTTGTATTTTGGTTTTTCGTTGTGGATAACAATTTCACCGATGCTGCTTACCTTTTCCTGTGAAAGCTGGACGAAAACATTGGCTGCGTTTTCTGGAGTAATAGTAACGGTTTCGTTGGAGTAACTCTTTTTCGAAAACCTTAGTTTATAAATAATACTGTCGGACTGAATGCTAAAGCTTCCCAGAGTGGTTTTGAGAAAAGGTTCAGTATTATCATTTATAAAGACATCTACACCGGAAATTTCTTTATTGGTTTTTGCGTCTACAATTCTTCCGTTCGCTGTATTTTGGGCATATGCCAGGCAGGATATAAAGAGCAGAAAAAATAGATTATAATATTTAGAGTTGTTGTTTAACATCATTTGGTTCTTCAAGCAATTAGCACAAACAAAAAGCGTGCAGTTTCTTCAAAAAAGTTCATATTTTTTAATGATTTATGTAAAAATTCATAAAACTACAAATGTAACGAAAATAACAGTAAAAGATTATGATAATTAATGAATAGATCATAACAGGTTTACAGGTGAAATGTGGGTTATAGATAATCCACATTTGAAGCTTGGAACTAACAACTTTTTCACAGTTTTTCCGCAGGTTTCAGCGGCTTGTTAATAAGTTTTCAAGATGTTGTTAAGAGTTTATCCATAGGTTATTCACGGAATTATAAATATAATTCGTCATATTACTGATAGCTTGCTGATATCTTTTCCACAGGTTATTAACATTGTATTTTGTTTAATGTAAATCAGTTAGTAATAAAATTCATTTTTTTCCACAATATATAATAGCTGATGGGATTTTTCCTCCCATCATGAATCATGAAAGAATTATTAACACTTTTGATTTCTTGTGGATAATTAGAAAAAGGAAATACTGCAGATGAAGATTAAATTGTTAATAGCGTATTTTGAAAGCACAAAAAAAAGACACACATTTCTGTAAGTCTTGATTTTCTTTAAAACAGTGAGACCGGTATTTGATGTTTCTATTCTTGAAAAGGTTGATACTGCCCGCGTTCCATTTTTATATTCAATTTTTCGTAAAAATCTTTTGGATTAAATCCGATTCTTTTATATTCTGCTTGTACGGCAATTTTTGCTTCATTCAGCTTATCTTGGTTTTGCCACTCTGTAACAGTAATGACGATCAGGTTTTCGCTATCATCACGATTTTCCAAAACTTTATCACTAATAAACCCTGAAAGACTTTTAATAAAAACTCTATTATAAGCCATTCTTTCTTTAAATTCTGCAATGGAAGATTTGGGAATAAAGAATTGATCAATTAGAAAAATAATATTTGAATTACCAGGTTGTTCCGGCAGATTTGGCAAAGCTCCTAATTGTTGTAAAAAGCTAAAACGGTCTGTTTCAATTTCACTAAAAACAATTTTTCCATTTTTAAATAGGTAGGTTGCAATTCCCTTTACAGAAATCGTTTTGTATGTTGGGTTAATGTTTTGAAACGGAAGTTTATGTGTGCCTGTAAATGTTTGTTTGACGATAACTTTATTGTTTTCAGTAATTATATCCTCAACTTTCCACTGGGCATCAGGAAAAGCGTTGGCCAACTCTGTAATAGGCTTTTGGAAAGCGGTTATACCTTTTTCACCAATAGAATTTGTATAGTTATCCGATATTAAAACCGGTAATTTTTCAAAGTTTTTAGTATTAAATATAGAATCGTAGAGAAGCCGTATAGCTTCTTTGTTTTTGGTATTGTTCATTTGTCGGGAATTTTTAAATGATTTGCTTTGCGAAAACAAAGAAATTTGAGTTAATAAAAAAACGGATGTCAGAATTATTTTGAATTTTGTTCTCATTATTAAAGTAATTTAATGACACAAATTTCAATACTTGTTTTTTCAAATCATTGTAAAAATTCATTGATTTACCAAAAGGAGGCAGATTTATAAAATTCAGTTGGTGTTTGTCCGGTAAAAAGTTTAAAATCTTTGTTGAAATGAGCCTGATCGTAAAATCCGGCATCAAAAGCAATGTCCAGAAGCTGTCCCTTTGCTTTTAGAGGAATAATAGCAGACATCCGGGTAATGGATGCAAACTGTTTTGGTGATGAACCGATGTTTCTTCTAAATCGTTTCTCAAAGGCATCGTTGCTGATGTGTAGCGAATCTGCTAATCTGTTTATTTTAATGTGACCTTTTGCTTCCTGGATTTGAGCAACAGCACTTGATATCAGCATATCAGGATTTGGGTTAATTAATCTTTTTAATAAGAACTGTTCTACAATTTTTACTCTTTGAAGGTTGCATTTTGCTTCACACAGCATTTCCTCAACGTTTCTGACATCGTTGGGATTCACAATATGATCAAGCAAAACGCTTTTCTCAAATAGGCCGTAAAGAGGTTCTTTAAAAAATGTGGAAGCTCCGTTTTCTTTGAACAGGACAATTAGTGTAGAAGTATTTTGAGAGTAATTGATAAGTCGTACTGATTTCCGGAGCCCTGAAATTATTGCTTTTGGTAATATGATCCGCTCCGAATTCATAGTGTATGAGTTTTGTCCGCTAAAACAAAAAGCCATTGCTATTGAAGCTCCCGGCAGCACTCTGTTTTGTATTTCCTCAAGGCTTTCGATAATTTTGATAGCCTTTACAAAAGGTTCCAGTGCCTTCGCTGATCTATACTCAAATACTTTCATTTTGCTTGGTTCTAATGATTAACATTTTTGCACAGTGCTGATATTATATTTAATTGATTATCAATTGTTTTATATGATAAATGTATGAATTTTCTTCGGTTTGTAGACTATAGATGTGTTTTTAATATATTTAAGTACTTGATTATATTGATACAACGAAAAAAGACTTACATTTCTGTAAGTCTTTTTGGCTCCTCCTGCTGGGCTCGAACCAGCGACCCTCTGATTAACAGTCAGATGCTCTAACCAACTGAGCTAAGGAGGAATTTCCTTTGTTTAAGGTGCTGCAAATATAAAAGGAATATTAATATCAGGCAAATTTTATCCCCAATTAATGGTGTTTTTTGACTAAAAATGTTGAATTTCAGTGAGAAATATTTTATCAAATTTTTAATTAATCAGACGGCCATGAAATAAATGCCGGAAATAATGTTTAATTAATGTGTAGAAACGGATTATAGCAAATGATATTCTGCTGCTTTAACAAAATGTATAGAAATAAAAAAAAGACCTACAGAAATGTAAGTCTTTTTTTTGCTCCTCCTGCTGGGCTCAATACTTAAGGTTTTTCATGTTGATATTTAGTTATTTAGATATTAACTTTTAATAGGGTATGCCTAAAAGTATGCCTTTTCATTCTAAAAGAACATTAATATATGTAAAAGAATTTGAAAAGTAAATTAGCCTGATTTCTTTACTAGCAGGAAAATAGATATTCCAATAATGAACTTTACTAGTTATAAACTTATGTATAATCATGCCATCAGGCAGAATTTCAAAATTTATTCTTGTAATCTTATCAGATAAGGCTTTATTTATTCTGTTGTAGTAATGTTCAGATTTCTTATCAAATTCCAGTATTACAACTTCCAGTATATCCCAATAAAATATAAGTTCTGTTCTGTGAGGTGTAAAGTTTAAAAACTTCTTTATTTTACTTCCTACCCACAAATAACTACAATAAGAATTGTCAGAAATACTGTCTGCTATGCTCATTAGATTTAGCTCCCAATTATCATATTGGTAGCCTATCCTAAAAGGTATTTTTGGTTTCATAAAGATTTATTAAAAAACCACTCTGTTTTGAGTGGTTCTGATCTTATTTTTTATTGACTTCATCATAGAATTCATCATATATTTTTTGTAATAAGCTGATTAAATATTTATAATCTCCATTTGTTTTTGTTAAAATACTAGCAGAGTTGTTAGCTAAGTTTTCAATTTTATTTAGATATGTAGATTTAATTTTTTTAATTTCTTCTGAGTCATTATCTTCATAATCCTGAATTTCTGAA
Protein-coding sequences here:
- a CDS encoding ester cyclase, which codes for MNNTKNKEAIRLLYDSIFNTKNFEKLPVLISDNYTNSIGEKGITAFQKPITELANAFPDAQWKVEDIITENNKVIVKQTFTGTHKLPFQNINPTYKTISVKGIATYLFKNGKIVFSEIETDRFSFLQQLGALPNLPEQPGNSNIIFLIDQFFIPKSSIAEFKERMAYNRVFIKSLSGFISDKVLENRDDSENLIVITVTEWQNQDKLNEAKIAVQAEYKRIGFNPKDFYEKLNIKMERGQYQPFQE
- a CDS encoding helix-turn-helix domain-containing protein → MKVFEYRSAKALEPFVKAIKIIESLEEIQNRVLPGASIAMAFCFSGQNSYTMNSERIILPKAIISGLRKSVRLINYSQNTSTLIVLFKENGASTFFKEPLYGLFEKSVLLDHIVNPNDVRNVEEMLCEAKCNLQRVKIVEQFLLKRLINPNPDMLISSAVAQIQEAKGHIKINRLADSLHISNDAFEKRFRRNIGSSPKQFASITRMSAIIPLKAKGQLLDIAFDAGFYDQAHFNKDFKLFTGQTPTEFYKSASFW